The genomic region GAAATCGATTCATCTATCGCAACATGTGTCTGTGTGGGTCTTCTTTATGTATGAAAATTGCATACTAGAAATGAATAATAGTTTCTTTAAAATATCATTGGAATACCGTTAAGATATCATTAAAATATCGTTAAGATGTTATTAAAATATCGTTGAAATATTTTAACGAAGTTAATGGGACtagaaaattttgaaaatactacaaaaataaacaaagatGAAAAAGAAATTATGAATCGAATGTGTCCGGTCTCCGTTGAAGCTATCTCTCTGAGAGTTATAACAAGGTACAAGTTGAGTACAGTTCTAAAGAAGACAAATATACGATAACGACAATGACATAAGTATGGGGTGCTATGCCACAGCCACAGATATCTATTATGACGAATATTATCGAATATTATCTTTGTAATGCCTACTTTTTATATCTTTCTCCGATCCAGAAAAAATTCTTTCTGACCCAAAAAAACGGAATAGATTCCACAATTATGCATTAAGATTTTGCGAAAAGATCGATCTTACGTGGGATATGTCAAGATAAGTTTATTCGATGACATGCAAATATCGATTTTTACAATTAGCAGCCCTAGGCAATCGGTCACgtgtttttattaaaaaaacatATTTTCCAAACTAGAAAAAGCGTTTTACAAAGCGTTGACATGTTTGCTtaactttaaatacttgaaTTTAAGCCTTAAGCCTAGAGCCACCAAAATTGTAAAGCTCGGTGCAAAATGAAATTATGGCATAACCAACGTTGGAACAGGTTAATTTGCATTCCCTATTCTTTACCCTCTTTTACATTATTTTGTCAAAAGAAGTCTTATAGCACTTCCCATAATTGCGTGAGTGTGATAAAGTTACTATACATATGTAATACGGTTCTGCGTTACTtgcgtatattattattacataatcgCGTTATTATTATGATTTTCTATGTAATTGCAGAACTTGACAGTATTTTGCAATAGATCTGCATAGAAGCGTATGTGTACAACGAAAatgatttacaatttacaatgtACTGCATGATATGTATATAAAGTACACATTGTACTATACATGTACATTGATataggtataatataataatcacgTATCATAATATCGAAGCAGTAAATTCTTATTACACTACATGGAATAAAAACAAGAATTTCAGAGTTTCAGAAAACAAGAAGTTCAGAGTTTAGAGTAATTTATTTCTATCTTATAAGAAATGACTGTACagaagataataaataataggtCAGTTCGGGCATCCTACGAGCCTCCTatcaataatttctccgataCGAGAATTTGCAAATTTATCTCTGATGAAACCTTGCTGAACTATCACCGAGCCTGGGATGTAACCTGGTACCGGTGGACCTAGAGAACCGCACGGTTCTTCCATGCTGTCGTCGCTTTCCCCGTTGATTATGCCACTGTAGCTTCTCGAGTTGGCATAGAACGAACCCACTGGCGCATAGCCTAGATCTCTGCGAacagtaaataaaaattgtaaataaaactGACATATAAATGGTTTCGGTGGAACGGTTCGAAACGATTTGTTAATTTGCCCTACTTTCAATGAAATTCTATCATTTGAAAGCGACAGATTTACCTGTAGGTGAGTAAACCTTCCGCGCCTTGATCGAGGACCTCTTCTTGTGTTATACTCTCGCGTTCGATCGCTTCGAGCTCGGCGAGTTTTGCCTCTTCCCGTTCGTCGTAAGAACCAATCACAACGGTTCTCGGAGGTGCAATCTTTAATTCAACGACAGGCTTGTCGACAGTGACGAGTTTCTCTTCTGGAATATCTGGTAtctttttctcgttgttctcctcGTTTGGAACCGTACGATGGCCAAACGATAACTTATCTTCCGGTACAAATTGTTTTCCTTGTCTGTAGATTACATTTGGGGCTCGAAGATTTTTATACGCCAGGGTAAGAGACACAGCGTCCGCTGGTATTTGCGGATACGTGTAATCTGTTAGACCGTAGTCTGAAAAGCAGGAAACCCCACAACTTGTAATcgattatacataatataatatcagtATAATGCGGTAGAAATATTGCTGTAGACAACGAACCTGTGGTTTCGTCGTCCTCGCAAAAGCTCGAAGAACTGCTGCTTATAACAGCTGTTCTAGGTGTTTGAGGAATGTTCAAAAGCGGAGGGAGCACGTTGTTGTACACACGAGGACTCGACTGAAAGTTTTGACCGAAAGTTCTCGATTGAGATCTACCAAGCAGTCCCAAATTTTTATGTCCAAACAATCTCGATTTCAATGCACCAAATCCGCCAAATGCTCCGGAAGCCGATCCTCCTCTGCCTGTACTAAGTACGGAAGATGGTCCACCGAATATTCCGGTATTCATGTTCCCCCGCGATCCTAATCTAAATCCCAATTTGTCCAGTGTGCCGGTGCTCGGTGTTACAAGCAATGCAGAATTGGGATCGCTCGTTGGACCAGACAGCATTCTAGTGGTAGTTTCTCCGTTAAGCgtatttatgcaaatttcatACGGCGCCGCAGGATTGCAGGTGTTGCAAATAATTTTTCCCGGATAAGCTGGAATCACTCTAGTTTTTTCAATTAGTTTGCCGCTGCGAGGATCGATCGGAAGCGGGTAGCACAAGTCGCCGATCGGTGTGAAACTGTAAGTGGTATACGTATGTATGTAATGTGCGTGTACGAAAAACAATATAAAGTATGCAATATTAAAAGTTGTTAAATACCATACCTGGGTACAATATTGATATTCGAATCCGATGAATCGTCAAGCTCCAAAGTTTCCGAGATTTGTTGATTGTCGGTGATGGTGACAACGGGCAAATTGTTGTTGCTAATTGTAATCGTCTCGCTGTTGCTATCGTTGTTGCTAATCGTCTCGCTGCTATCACTGTTACTAATCACATCGGAATCGCTATCGCTGTTACTTATTACGATGGTATCGCTGTTATCGCTGATGTAGGCGTTAGTGTTGGCATTATTAGTATTGAATATACTGTTTCTCGCAGCTGCAGCATCGTTAATTTCTTCGGGGGATGCGAAGAATATTGGTTTCGGCAATTTCGCAGCTTTAACGACCGTGTCGCTGCAGGTGCAGGGGTTCGTACCTGTAACAAAAATTATCGTAGCTGTAACGGGAAACTCTATTTTCAATCAATTTCGTTCGCAATCAGAGCGAATTGTATAATTACCCGATCCCAAATTTCCACACTTGCACGTCGCCTGTAATTCCTGAACGAGCAACGAGCACACTATCGTCAGAATAAAAGCACTGAATAAAGCTGACGACCTCATCCTGTGCGAGGTTCTCCTTTTCTGTTGTTGCTGTCGTTCAAATTACTGTTTTATATACCCGAAAATATTGCGAAAATGTTTGAAGCAGAGTTGCATAACCCACGCCAACGTTGATCGTACTTCctgttgtatttaaacaaacaCTTTAAAACCTTGCTGTGTCCAAGCTTCAAACGGTCAGATCGGATAATTGTCGCACAGTAAATGTGTTTGTTGAAATGTTGATGCAAACAAGACCGGACACGTATCCGTTTTTGTCATACAGTTCATCGCCATTCAATATCCTATGTTGCACCGTAAACAGATTGGACGTCGTTCACGACCTTCCTACGCTTCCGCATTTCTTTCATGCGTCCCCCGTGTTTCTTCCGTACTTCTCCTGTATTATTCCTGATGCGATGGAGCGACGATCAGACTTGTAATTTTCGCAAGAAAACGCTTATACAACGGCTACTGAGGCTATTCACCGGCTTATTTTCCGTTTGAAAAatcttttattataaaatattattttacaatgcAAATCTTCGATATTGAAGAAGTAAGTTCCTATCGTTCTTAGGTTTCGTACCATTCGGAAATGCAATAAAGTATTTACATAGAGATCGGCATACAACGCGCAGTAGTCGAATACTAATTCGATGATTACTCCTGTAATTTATTTGTTGAAGAAATCGGCTGCTCTTTGTCTCTGAAGCGGCAGATTCAACAGATTATCGGTGAGAACTGGTTCTTGCGATCGGGTACTGTTGTTTTCGATTTCAAGACGATTTTCCGGTTTCGATGGTGCGTGTATTCTCGGTGTGCCCGGTGTTCTAATGCCTATCGACGGTGTCCTCGACGACAGGGTTCTTCGCGGGGTTGGTGTACTCGCGATGCGAAGTTTTTGCGTAGCTAATCTTCTGGCTGCCGGAGACATGGTACTCAAGCGATCTATGGTCGATCTCGGCGATGGTCTGTAATCAAGTGATATAGTACATATGTGTAATGATTAGCgaaagcaacattgaaaatgtTAAAGTGTTGAAACTTACGTCGCAAGCGATCTCCTAGCTGCTTCCAGCGCTTTAGTTTTTCTGTCCCTGTGCCTTTCTCCTGCTTTTTCTGCTAGCTGTAGGGCTAGTTGCTCCCTTTTCGGCGGTTCTGCCATTCGAAACGAAGGTCCTTGGCTTGTTCGCAATAAAGGAGTATCCCCACCGTCCAATCTGAACGGTGTACCTTCTATTTGACCCCATGTCATCAGAGGACTTTCGCATTCTCCAGGTCTTGGACTCGGAGTTGCCACGAAACTGAAACCGTTCACCCGGGGAGTAGGGTTCCTAACGATTTCCTTACCGTCTACTCCAATCTTTCCATCGTTGGCTTTCGATTGATTTTTCGCTAATTCGTTAATGGTTTCTTTATTTTGTTGTTCGTTGAACGGATTCGTTCGTAGCCTTGTATTTTCGTGTACCACGACCTGCTTTTTCTTAGCCAAATCGACCCTTTCGTCCGGAGTTAATTCAACTCCATCGGGAACGTACAtgatataatttttgtttttataacTCCAACTGTCCAATTGGTTGGGCTTTTTATCGCCATTTTCTATTGCCAAGATGTCTTTGATTCTGTCATTGGTCAACGCTTTCGATGTCTTTTCTGCTTCATAGAGCCAAGCAAATTTCAGCTTCAGCCTCCTCTCCGCTTCTACCATCATTTCTTCAAAACTCGCATTGTCCTCGCTAGTATGTGTACTCAAATACGAGTCCAATCCGCTCTTACATTCCTCTTTGTCTTtctcattttctttttctttcgtgTTATCTACAACAGGAACGTTTTTAGGCATTTTTAAAGATTTCAACTGTTCATCCTCGGATTCAGTTTTATTCATGGGTGTCTCGAAAGTAGCAGGACTGGCTGGTCTCTCTGTTGTGGGACGACCAGAACTATATTTTTCATAGAGCTCTCTCATTCTTTTTACATCATTTTGTTCCAACGCGTCTAAATACTGATTCTGAGCTTGAAGCTTATCCAGATGAGGAAAGAAATCTCTTTGGATTATTTCCCCCATTTTTCTGACATATGTGTCTTCGTCTAAAATTTTTGGCTGTATCCTTTTATGTCGTTTAGCAACTCCACAAGGTTTTTTAAATATTGCCATGTCTTTCATATTTTTAGCTGTCTCCAGAGCCTGAGATCCTGGAGAATTCATTGTGGAACCTACAGAAATCATAGTGCACAgcttataaataattaaataaatcggATGTTGAAAGTATTAGAATCACTAAACACGCTATATTACGCGATGTTTAAAGAATGACAAAGTTGTAAAAATTGGAATGTTTTACATTACGTTTTAAAGAACGCGAGGTTATGTGTACAGTAGAATCCTTTTTAAATGTAATGCTTTTTCTCCATCGACATTACATTGTTAGGTCCTATTCACTTTTGCAGTCGACGAACTAGCCTGAAAATCTTTGTAAGATCACCATAAATCGTGACCGCCGTACTTGCAAATATATAATACGTTGAATATCGTTCCGTTGAACACAGTACGAAAACTCTTTATAGTGTGGTGTCTAAGACAATGTAGAAAGTAGACAAATATTAGACATGACATGACTACATGACCTACGAAAGGTAATCCTTGGTGGCGCTGGCGTCGTCACGGTTAGCGTCATGTGGCGTCATTGCGCGGCGATCACTGGAACTTAATTTTAAGTGAATTTTAAGAGAAACTTATTGTTAATTGTCATTTGTAATCTGTAATTTGTAACACATTTTTAATAAGTAGTTTAGATCGTTGATCCATAGGATCTGTAATATAAATAGCTATTTTATAGTTAATTGTGATTGTATATccgttaaatattaatttaaacatttaatcTCTGCCTAGTTGCAGGCAATACGCAAATTTTGCAAGAACGCCAATAATTTGTCGTCAAGGACTCCTATTGTTCTTAAGTTTAAATTTTTGGTGAGTGAAAGGAAATTAGGCGAACGTTGATTGGCAATATTTAGGAAACGAGTAACTAATCGGCAAAAATTCTAGGTTACCGGTTTGCCGCGTTACCTTGAACTCCGGATAGCTATATTTTTACGCAAGGTAACAAGAAACTTTGATAAATGTACATGACAAATGATTTGATGCACGGTTTAACGTATTTTTGCAGGACAGTGCCCGGTCGCGATCGCTACAAATTGAAATGTAAACGCGCGAACAATCGTGTACATAATGTATTTTTCCGGTGAAAGGGAAAAAAAGGCTAAGGGCGGATATAATTTTGGTGGTATAAAAAGAAGGGCGGCGATACGAGGCGATActaggcgaggcgaggcaaagCAAGGCGAGGCAAGCGAGTCGCGACCCTGGCTTCAGCTACTCGGTAAGTAGTCGAAACGATATTTTGGTCGAGTCGAGACAGTGGGATGGGATATGATTGCCTTCTCGTATTGCCATGCCTCTCGGAagaaaagaggaagagagaccgAGCAAAATGATCCGAGAGGCTGCGCGAGGTGTTGGAAAGCCACGATGAAAGACATATGAGGATTCCAGCGGCGAGATAGGATATGCCTGCTGACTATGTTACAGCGAAAATCTTTTGAGGCTCGCCCTGcgtttacaatatttttttgcCTTAGGATTTTTTTTCTCTGCACCATCGCCGAAGGTATTCAACTTTTCTCACCGATATACAATTCCTTAGACCGAACGATGTTATCAAAATTAAGAGGGGGAAACGAGCAGAGCAACGAACAGAAAATAAATAGGTAAATAAAACGTGAACAGTCGGATTAATGGAAAACTATCCGAAGTCCGAAAGGCTTTGATTCGATTATATTTGAAAGTTGTGAATCGTAATGTTTGCATTTTCGTTTTCGTCTGATTGTAAGTTCGCGTTCAGGGAGCACGTGGCAACCGGCTACCGACTATGGAAAGCTTCGCGAGTCGAGAAAGACGTTTCGTCCCCTCTATTTACGACATAAGGTAAACTTCTTTTAGGTCTCGTAGTTCACGGTCAGTGTCTGTCTTCGGATACTTGGCTTGCTTGGACAGTTTTCGTGGCGTTAACAGATACGTCCGTCTTTCTCACCAGCCCGTTTCCACCGAGGCAGAAGCGTGCTTTCGATATCATTTTGATTCTACAATGTACAATGTACAATAATACGGTTCACACGGTATGTacttcgaaaaattttggataaaGCCGACGCGTATATCGTGGCCGCGGTCCAGGAAGTAAGAGCATGTACTTCGAAATATAGACAAACACGGTCGTGTGCCACCAACATTTTGGCACCGACATAAATTTTCTCGAAATCCAATTTTAAATCATATTTGTTCCAACTCAACTGTCGTGCAATTAAGAACGATGATTCGACGCTAATTCTCTTCCACTTTGTTGTTATTAATAAGGTTCAAGTACGAATAACGAGGATGCTCGTTACACCTCTCTGCTTTCGTATACGAGTGTATATCGGTCGTCCGTTGCTTTTCTTGCGGTTGGCTAGAAATTGCAATTACGTATTTTACGTTTCCGTTAATATTTGCATTGTTGTTCGATCTTCGTGCAGCGGCGATGTAGATTCGAAcaaaaggacaacaacaataagggcgaggacgagagagagagagagagagagagagagagagagagagcgtgagcgAGGATGAAGATGCAAAAGAGAGGAACgaggaaaaataaaaaaaggttTAAGAATTAGACGGAGACGAAGGTTGCGGACGTAAAGCATAAACAGTCGAGGTGCGATTTGACGCGCACTCCGGCCATCCAAAgcgtatctctttctctctcgttaaACGTACACTTTAAGAATCTCGAAGAAGCGAGCAGCCCGATGGC from Megalopta genalis isolate 19385.01 chromosome 3, iyMegGena1_principal, whole genome shotgun sequence harbors:
- the LOC117229550 gene encoding LOW QUALITY PROTEIN: uncharacterized protein LOC117229550 (The sequence of the model RefSeq protein was modified relative to this genomic sequence to represent the inferred CDS: substituted 1 base at 1 genomic stop codon), which translates into the protein MQQQHESRVDITVDCCYQQWSPHHQNPHVQPIANIPSPMQQMEACLQTAGRVKRSRSPNSNSNSNSNSASSKSAPTTRVSASSSASSSIPSTIPSSIPSSIPSSSSADARNDNNNNNRQHGDHHPNESVANATDELPPKRPLHPALAGAGAALEAKPLWEEFHQLGTEMIVTKAGRRMFPTFQCRFFGLDPNADYLLVMDFVPCDDKRYRYAFHSSAWVVAGRADPISPPRIHVHPDSPASGTHWMKQPVSFDKLKLTNNQLDDNGHIILNSMHRYQPRCHVVVAPSPPGSGPDPRTENFKTFVFPETRFTAVTAYQNHLITQLKIASNPFAKGFRDCESDECDSVALSSAQNPAKRPATGTNSGLSSSFVNSIPTVQIPSISSQEHHQFYGSTTTGAWTYSTHHGQPTAHVNSVHYPAHPHHPHQHPHSHPHPHAHAHPHPHPHTHPHPHTHPHSHPHPHAHPHPHPHPHPHSHPHPHPHSSGASLYGPRVILTSTMSHAFAQNQRLSRLSSAGEIRYDFMKPGSPITAEIYCNQLDEMMQKLKKKQPSLVNKSTPILLHDNVRSHTARMTVAKLQELELELLHHPPYSSDLAPTEVRSTLAWVMQLCFKHFRNIFGYIKQXFERQQQQKRRTSHRMRSSALFSAFILTIVCSLLVQELQATCKCGNLGSGTNPCTCSDTVVKAAKLPKPIFFASPEEINDAAAARNSIFNTNNANTNAYISDNSDTIVISNSDSDSDVISNSDSSETISNNDSNSETITISNNNLPVVTITDNQQISETLELDDSSDSNINIVPSFTPIGDLCYPLPIDPRSGKLIEKTRVIPAYPGKIICNTCNPAAPYEICINTLNGETTTRMLSGPTSDPNSALLVTPSTGTLDKLGFRLGSRGNMNTGIFGGPSSVLSTGRGGSASGAFGGFGALKSRLFGHKNLGLLGRSQSRTFGQNFQSSPRVYNNVLPPLLNIPQTPRTAVISSSSSSFCEDDETTDYGLTDYTYPQIPADAVSLTLAYKNLRAPNVIYRQGKQFVPEDKLSFGHRTVPNEENNEKKIPDIPEEKLVTVDKPVVELKIAPPRTVVIGSYDEREEAKLAELEAIERESITQEEVLDQGAEGLLTYRDLGYAPVGSFYANSRSYSGIINGESDDSMEEPCGSLGPPVPGYIPGSVIVQQGFIRDKFANSRIGEIIDRRLVGCPN
- the LOC117229551 gene encoding splicing factor ESS-2 homolog, yielding MNSPGSQALETAKNMKDMAIFKKPCGVAKRHKRIQPKILDEDTYVRKMGEIIQRDFFPHLDKLQAQNQYLDALEQNDVKRMRELYEKYSSGRPTTERPASPATFETPMNKTESEDEQLKSLKMPKNVPVVDNTKEKENEKDKEECKSGLDSYLSTHTSEDNASFEEMMVEAERRLKLKFAWLYEAEKTSKALTNDRIKDILAIENGDKKPNQLDSWSYKNKNYIMYVPDGVELTPDERVDLAKKKQVVVHENTRLRTNPFNEQQNKETINELAKNQSKANDGKIGVDGKEIVRNPTPRVNGFSFVATPSPRPGECESPLMTWGQIEGTPFRLDGGDTPLLRTSQGPSFRMAEPPKREQLALQLAEKAGERHRDRKTKALEAARRSLATPSPRSTIDRLSTMSPAARRLATQKLRIASTPTPRRTLSSRTPSIGIRTPGTPRIHAPSKPENRLEIENNSTRSQEPVLTDNLLNLPLQRQRAADFFNK